From Spodoptera frugiperda isolate SF20-4 chromosome 27, AGI-APGP_CSIRO_Sfru_2.0, whole genome shotgun sequence, a single genomic window includes:
- the LOC118263357 gene encoding cytochrome P450 4g15, with protein sequence MSYTTAESVVPTSTWTATNLFYVLVVPALILWYAYWRMSRRHLYELAAKLHGPPGLPLLGNALEFTGGSHDIFKNVIEKSIPFDGESVVKIWIGPRLLVFLYDPRDVELILSSHTHIDKADEYRFFKPWLGDGLLISTGQKWRSHRKLIAPTFHLNVLKSFIDLFNANSRAVVNKLKKESGEFDCHDYMSECTVEILLETAMGVSKTTQDQSGFEYAMAVMKMCDILHLRHTKIWLRPDLLFKFTDYAKTQTKLLDVIHGLTKKVIRRKKEEFNSGKRPTILNDYSTNNAEETTKTTSVEGLSFGQAAGLKDDLDVDDADVGQKKRLAFLDLLLESSQSGVVISDEEIKEQVDTIMFEGHDTTAAGSSFFLSMMGIHQDIQDKVIEELDKIFGDSDRPATFQDTLEMKYLERCLMETLRMFPPVPIIARHLKQDITLPSCGKQVPAGTTVVVATYKLHRRPDVYENPTKFDPDNFLPEKSANRHYYAFVPFSAGPRSCVGRKYAMLKLKIILSTILRNFRVYSDLKESDFKLQADIILKRAEGFKVRLQPRKLAKAC encoded by the exons ATGAGCTACACGACTGCAGAGAGCGTGGTGCCCACCAGCACCTGGACCGCCACAAACTTGTTCTACGTACTGGTGGTACCAGCCCTGATCCTCTGGTACGCGTACTGGCGCATGTCCAGAAGACATTTATATGAACTCGCGGCCAAACTACACGGGCCCCCTGGCCTACCCCTGCTCGGAAACGCGTTAGAGTTCACTGGTGGATCCCACG ACATCTTCAAAAATGTAATCGAGAAGAGTATTCCTTTCGATGGAGAATCCGTAGTGAAGATTTGGATCGGACCCCGTCTTTTGGTGTTCTTGTACGATCCTCGTGACGTTGAGCTCATCCTCAGCAGTCACACACACATCGACAAGGCTGATGAGTACAGATTCTTCAAACCTTGGCTCGGAGACGGTCTCTTGATCAGTACTG GCCAGAAATGGAGATCTCACCGCAAGCTGATTGCTCCCACTTTCCACTTGAACGTTCTGAAGAGTTTCATTGATCTGTTCAATGCCAACTCCAGGGCCGTTGTTAACAAGCTGAAGAAGGAATCAGGAGAATTCGACTGCCATGACTACATGAGCGAATGTACCGTAGAAATCTTACTCG AGACTGCTATGGGAGTCAGCAAAACTACACAAGACCAGAGCGGATTCGAATACGCTATGGCTGTAATGAAGATGTGTGACATCCTTCACTTGAGACATACCAAGATCTGGCTCAGACCCGACCTCCTCTTCAAATTTACCGACTACGCTAAGACTCAAACTAAACTCCTTGACGTCATCCACGGTCTGACCAAGAAg GTTATCCGAAGGAAGAAGGAGGAATTCAACTCTGGCAAGAGGCCCACTATTTTGAACGACTACAGTACCAACAACGCTGAGGAAACTACCAAGACTACATCCGTCGAGGGTCTGTCATTCGGTCAGGCGGCCGGTCTTAAGGACGATTTGGATGTTGATGACGCTGATGTAGGACAGAAGAAACGTTTGGCCTTCCTTGACCTCCTCCTCGAGAGTTCACAGAGCGGTGTTGTCATTTCCGATGAGGAAATCAAGGAACAAGTGGACACTATTATGTTCGAG GGTCACGACACAACTGCCGCTGGAAGCAGTTTCTTCCTGTCGATGATGGGTATCCACCAGGATATCCAAGACAAAGTTATCGAGGAACTTGACAAGATTTTCGGTGACTCAGATCGCCCAGCCACTTTCCAGGACACTCTTGAAATGAAATACCTGGAAAGGTGCCTCATGGAAACCCTCAGAATGTTCCCCCCAGTGCCTATCATTGCACGTCACCTGAAGCAAGACATCACTCTTC CTTCATGTGGTAAGCAAGTGCCTGCTGGTACAACCGTAGTAGTAGCAACATACAAACTGCACCGTCGCCCCGATGTCTACGAAAACCCTACCAAGTTCGACCCTGACAACTTCCTGCCTGAGAAATCAGCGAATCGCCATTACTACGCATTCGTGCCATTCTCTGCTGGACCCAGAAGTTGTGTTG GTCGTAAATACGCCATGTTGAAGCTGAAGATTATCTTATCTACCATACTTAGGAATTTCCGCGTCTACTCTGACCTTAAAGAGTCCGACTTCAAACTGCAGGCTGACATTATCCTCAAGCGAGCTGAAGGATTCAAAGTACGCTTGCAACCACGCAAACTGGCCAAAGCGTGCTGA
- the LOC118263884 gene encoding uncharacterized protein LOC118263884, with the protein MGSNSPDDDDDLTKDNKDNKVSSDRLPKKRPPSKLMACMTKHSLDTFRSKAIFSLAMLDSNGIRRRKFPLYECIILELKEAGYCDSSAYLQDLIYDNVQLVNQDDIGIVVDLRKREDYLEHISGVLQKVEKYRERNNTMKECTHLLKLAMHYAEREKGILWLAEKFYQVAIAVSSKHLLDGGRLKAICKYHYGKFLLDKFPGADPEEPFSLLTEVRDSAIGKTWPLSDAKEPGVVLPTETVFGATALQLHRVLLDKARAVRKTDTAKAERLARLAERRAKDAGETVKTAEAIIEIGICQLMMNNLNNAQKTFERAFKIHEWSGNVEGLCETRMHLAAVMQRLGEYETAAKLLTEMGASAMEHGLRRQLGRALHLLGELHLRRERPELGTQHLAEAFLCFMGFQFQTLGGDNKIGMDSGKEGQMGEIYIENEDDIYEEEAEQSRLMTAISAGQELMASYFNLLREAGGCTVAKMKTIEWKLSHARWWVKRLHHDFLPCPCPVHHRTPLDVLWTQIECKKSLVHVSLFDFSNEALGRTSTIQDIRKLHSSFVRSRTSHGPPIDD; encoded by the exons ATGGGATCAAATAgtcctgatgatgatgatgatcttaCAAAGGATAACAAGGACAACAAAGTCAGCAGTGATAGATTGCCGAAGAAACGTCCGCCTTCGAAATTGATGGCATGCATGACCAAACACAGCTTGGACACTTTCCGTAGCAAAGCTATCTTCTCTCTAGCCATGCTGGACTCCAATGGCATACGAAG ACGTAAATTTCCTTTATATGAATGTATTATTCTGGAGCTTAAAGAGGCTGGGTACTGTGATTCATCAGCGTATCTACAAGATCTCATTTACGATAATGTACAACTTGTGAACCAAGACGATATTGGCATCGTAGTGGACCTCAGAAAGAGAGAGGATTACTTGGAACATATCAGTGGTGTACTACAAAAAGTTGAAAAGTACCGGGAACGAA ataataCAATGAAGGAATGCACCCACTTGCTCAAGTTGGCGATGCACTATGCGGAAAGAGAAAAGGGCATCCTGTGGTTGGCGGAAAAATTCTATCAAGTAGCGATTGCCGTGTCCAGCAAACATCTGCTAGACGGTGGACGGTTGAAGGCTATTTGTAAATACCATTATGGGAAGTTTCTACTGGATAAAT TTCCAGGAGCGGACCCAGAAGAACCGTTTTCTTTACTGACAGAAGTACGAGATTCTGCTATTGGAAAG ACCTGGCCATTAAGCGATGCTAAGGAACCTGGAGTAGTTCTACCTACTGAAACCGTGTTCGGGGCGACTGCATTACAATTACATAGAGTCTTACTCGACAAAGCAAGAGCAGTACGCAAGACAGACACGGCTAAAGCTGAGAGATTGGCTCGCTTGGCTGAAAGGAGGGCTAAAGATG CTGGAGAAACTGTGAAGACAGCTGAGGCGATAATTGAAATCGGGATTTGTCAGCTGATGATGAACAATTTGAATAATGCGCAGAAAACGTTTGAGAGGGCTTTTAAGATACATGAGTGGAGCGGGAATGTGGAAGGTCTTTGTGAAACCAGAATGCATCTGGCGGCCGTAATGCAGCG GTTAGGTGAATATGAAACTGCAGCCAAGTTGCTTACGGAGATGGGAGCTAGTGCGATGGAACATGGCTTGAGAAGACAGCTCGGTCGGGCCCTGCATCTACTGGGCGAGCTACACCTAAGGAGAGAGCGGCCGGAATTAGGCACTCAACATCTCGCCGAAGCCTTTCTTTGCTTCATGGGCTTTCAGTTTCAAACG CTGGGAGGTGATAATAAGATAGGAATGGATAGTGGAAAGGAGGGACAAATGGGTGAGATATACATCGAAAATGAAGATGATATTTATGAAGAAGAAGCTGAACAATCGAGGCTTATGACGGCCATTTCTGCAG GTCAAGAACTAATGGCATCCTACTTCAATTTGTTGCGGGAGGCTGGCGGATGTACGGTGGCTAAAATGAAAACGATTGAATGGAAACTGTCGCACGCGCGCTGGTGGGTCAAGCGACTTCATCACGACTTCCTGCCATGTCCGTGCCCTGTCCATCATCGTACTCCACTTGATGTCTTGTG GACTCAAATCGAATGCAAGAAATCACTAGTGCACGTGTCTTTGTTTGATTTCTCAAATGAAGCTCTCGGTAGGACTTCTACGATACAAGATATCAGGAAACTTCATAGCAGTTTTGTGCGTAGTCGTACGAGTCATGGACCTCCTATCGACGACTAA